A single genomic interval of Agromyces cerinus harbors:
- a CDS encoding DUF2510 domain-containing protein, whose product MTSEIQPIAMPGWYVDPEAPDLLRWWDGTAWSDTEFRGMPAEPSARADTGSGNTMARRAQILFFWALGVGVVFWILPIGLTLVPSPELQTIGVLLMWVGFLPVVVLSILAIVFGFIGLGRVRALGGRRSALTGLIGGGCVLAGPPILAVGALVTAVIVNALRSI is encoded by the coding sequence ATGACCAGCGAGATTCAGCCGATAGCGATGCCCGGCTGGTACGTCGACCCCGAAGCTCCCGACCTTCTGCGATGGTGGGACGGAACGGCGTGGTCCGACACGGAGTTCCGAGGGATGCCCGCCGAGCCGAGCGCGCGAGCGGACACCGGTTCCGGCAACACGATGGCCCGCCGCGCACAGATCCTGTTCTTCTGGGCGCTCGGGGTCGGCGTCGTGTTCTGGATCCTCCCGATCGGTCTGACGCTCGTTCCGAGCCCGGAGCTCCAGACGATCGGCGTCCTGCTCATGTGGGTGGGCTTCCTGCCGGTGGTCGTGCTGTCGATCCTCGCCATCGTGTTCGGGTTCATCGGGTTGGGTCGTGTGCGGGCACTGGGCGGCCGGCGGTCGGCGCTCACGGGCCTCATCGGGGGTGGTTGCGTGCTGGCTGGGCCTCCGATCCTCGCCGTCGGCGCACTCGTCACCGCCGTGATCGTGAACGCGCTCCGTTCGATCTGA
- a CDS encoding ABC-F family ATP-binding cassette domain-containing protein, which translates to MTATLVAQGLAGGYAHRTLFDGLDLTVAPGDVVGIVGVNGAGKSTLLRILAGELEPQAGTVHLSPADAFVGWLPQEHERVEGETIAAYVARRTGAAEASARLDAAALALGSTDAPAPGAPDPADEYSVALERWLASGAADLDERLPAVLAELGLSLGGADAHLSADSMMTSLSGGQAARVGLAALLCSRFDLVLLDEPTNDLDLDGLERLEAFVRGIRGGVVLVSHDREFLARSVTRVLELDLAQHSNRIYGGGYDAYLDERATARRQQRDDYEEFAAKKADLVSRARTQREWSSQGVRNAMKKSPDNDKIRRKAATESSEKQAQKVRQMESRIARLDEVEEPRKEWQLEFTIGQAPRSSSVVSTLNEAVVRQGDFTLGPVSLQVDAGERIGITGPNGAGKSTLLALLLGRRAADAGTASLGASVAIGEIDQARTQLTGEAPLADAFEALVPEYSAGEVRTLLAKFGLRADHVLRPVDALSPGERTRAGLALLQARGVNVLVLDEPTNHLDLAAIEQLEEALESYEGTLLLVTHDRRMLEHVRLDRRWHVEAGQVTDD; encoded by the coding sequence GTGACTGCAACACTCGTGGCCCAGGGCCTCGCCGGTGGCTACGCCCACCGCACACTCTTCGACGGCCTCGACCTCACGGTCGCCCCGGGCGATGTCGTCGGCATCGTCGGCGTCAACGGCGCAGGCAAGTCCACCCTGCTCCGCATCCTCGCGGGCGAGCTCGAACCGCAAGCCGGCACCGTGCACCTCTCGCCGGCCGACGCCTTCGTCGGCTGGCTGCCGCAGGAGCACGAACGGGTCGAGGGCGAGACCATCGCCGCCTACGTCGCGCGACGCACCGGTGCGGCCGAGGCATCCGCTCGTCTCGATGCCGCCGCGCTGGCGCTGGGGTCGACGGATGCTCCGGCGCCCGGCGCACCCGACCCCGCCGACGAGTACTCCGTGGCCCTCGAGCGGTGGCTCGCCTCCGGCGCCGCCGACCTCGACGAGCGGCTGCCCGCCGTGCTCGCCGAACTCGGGCTCAGCCTCGGCGGCGCCGATGCCCACCTCTCCGCCGACTCGATGATGACCTCGCTCTCGGGCGGTCAGGCCGCCCGGGTCGGACTCGCTGCCCTGCTCTGCTCCCGCTTCGACCTCGTGCTGCTCGACGAGCCCACGAACGACCTCGACCTCGATGGGCTCGAGCGGCTCGAGGCGTTCGTCCGAGGCATCCGCGGCGGCGTCGTGCTCGTGAGCCACGACCGCGAGTTCCTCGCCCGCTCGGTCACCCGGGTGCTCGAGCTCGACCTGGCCCAGCACTCGAACCGCATCTACGGCGGCGGCTACGACGCCTACCTCGACGAGCGAGCGACCGCACGGCGGCAGCAGCGCGACGACTACGAGGAGTTCGCGGCGAAGAAGGCCGACCTCGTCTCACGGGCACGCACCCAGCGCGAGTGGTCGAGCCAGGGCGTGCGCAACGCCATGAAGAAGTCGCCCGACAACGACAAGATCCGGCGCAAGGCCGCGACCGAGTCGAGCGAGAAGCAGGCGCAGAAGGTGCGGCAGATGGAGAGCCGCATCGCACGGCTCGACGAGGTCGAGGAGCCGCGCAAGGAATGGCAGCTCGAGTTCACGATCGGCCAGGCGCCGCGTTCGAGCTCGGTCGTCTCGACGCTCAACGAGGCCGTGGTGCGGCAGGGCGATTTCACGCTCGGTCCGGTCTCGCTGCAGGTGGATGCGGGGGAGCGCATCGGCATCACCGGGCCGAACGGCGCCGGCAAGTCGACATTGCTCGCCCTGCTGCTCGGACGGCGTGCGGCCGACGCGGGCACGGCGAGCCTCGGGGCATCCGTCGCCATCGGGGAGATCGACCAGGCCCGCACCCAGCTGACCGGGGAGGCGCCGCTCGCCGACGCGTTCGAGGCACTCGTGCCCGAGTACTCGGCGGGCGAGGTGCGCACGCTGCTCGCGAAATTCGGCCTGAGGGCCGACCACGTGCTTCGCCCCGTCGACGCACTGTCGCCGGGCGAGCGCACCCGGGCGGGGCTCGCGCTGCTGCAGGCGCGCGGGGTCAACGTGCTCGTGCTCGACGAGCCGACGAACCACCTCGACCTCGCTGCGATCGAGCAGCTCGAGGAGGCACTCGAATCGTACGAGGGCACCCTCCTGCTCGTCACGCACGACCGTCGCATGCTCGAGCACGTGCGTCTCGACCGCCGCTGGCATGTCGAGGCCGGTCAGGTCACCGACGACTGA
- a CDS encoding GNAT family N-acetyltransferase, protein MTTPDVQWPRPAGPLVLREPSNTDLDKVLEWRNSPEVTRWLLRTEVEPEAFRKAWLDDDDPYDHSVVAVLGDEVIGTGALWITDAMGQSHVDDGPWRRSEAGLGYLLDPAHAGNGYATEIARALLDLAFGELGVHRVTAGCFADNIASWRIMEKLGMRREQHGVRDSWHAELGWIDGYTYAMLAEEWRAAR, encoded by the coding sequence ATGACGACGCCAGACGTGCAATGGCCGCGCCCAGCCGGGCCGTTGGTCCTCCGCGAGCCCTCGAACACCGATCTCGACAAGGTCCTCGAGTGGCGCAACAGCCCCGAGGTCACCCGATGGCTGCTGCGTACCGAGGTCGAGCCCGAGGCGTTCCGCAAGGCCTGGCTCGACGACGACGACCCGTACGATCATTCCGTCGTCGCCGTCCTCGGCGACGAGGTGATCGGCACCGGCGCGCTCTGGATCACCGACGCCATGGGGCAGTCGCACGTCGATGACGGCCCATGGCGCCGATCCGAGGCGGGCCTCGGGTACCTGCTCGATCCGGCCCACGCGGGCAACGGCTACGCCACCGAGATCGCCCGCGCGCTGCTCGACCTCGCCTTCGGGGAACTCGGCGTGCACCGGGTCACGGCCGGATGCTTCGCCGACAACATCGCCTCGTGGCGCATCATGGAGAAGCTCGGCATGCGGCGCGAGCAGCACGGCGTGCGCGACTCCTGGCACGCGGAGCTCGGCTGGATCGACGGCTACACGTACGCGATGCTCGCCGAGGAGTGGCGAGCGGCTCGCTGA
- a CDS encoding DUF6458 family protein codes for MSIGLGILLVAIGAVLTFALNVTVDWIDLDLVGYILMIAGAVVIIFGLVFMMRRRRSISTTSTTTDPVAGQRVTRTEDQAPPPEV; via the coding sequence ATGAGCATCGGCCTCGGCATTCTGCTCGTGGCGATCGGCGCGGTACTCACCTTCGCGCTGAACGTCACCGTCGACTGGATCGACCTCGATCTCGTCGGCTACATCCTGATGATCGCGGGGGCGGTCGTCATCATCTTCGGTCTCGTCTTCATGATGCGACGTCGTCGGAGCATCTCCACGACGAGCACGACCACCGATCCGGTGGCGGGCCAACGCGTCACGCGGACCGAAGACCAGGCCCCACCTCCCGAGGTGTAG
- a CDS encoding DNA-formamidopyrimidine glycosylase family protein, giving the protein MPESPEVEALVEDLGTRLTGREITDVDVVEFRAAKTRSRPPSSLRGERVSGAARHGKHVDLAVGDAQHLVVSLGRHGWARYANGEADASVADAPPTLVVFTFDDGTVVELTDAGDWVSLGCFVVDDPKEVPAVAKLGPDPADPGFTREDFDRVVAGRRKQVKAVLQEQESLAGIGNAYSDEILHLAKISPVAHAAALTEGELDRLFEATVGTVRGAIDRQRGVPIDQLKAAKVASMRVHGRAGETCPVCGDTVLDFSFASTTAQYCPTCQTGGEHLPLRAAE; this is encoded by the coding sequence ATGCCCGAGTCGCCGGAGGTGGAGGCGCTCGTCGAAGATCTCGGCACTCGTCTGACGGGCCGCGAGATCACCGACGTCGACGTCGTGGAGTTCCGTGCAGCCAAGACACGCAGTCGGCCGCCCTCCTCGCTCCGCGGCGAACGCGTGAGTGGCGCGGCCCGACACGGCAAGCACGTCGACCTCGCGGTCGGCGACGCCCAGCACCTCGTGGTCTCACTCGGTCGGCACGGCTGGGCGCGGTACGCCAACGGCGAGGCGGATGCATCCGTCGCCGACGCGCCGCCCACGCTCGTCGTGTTCACCTTCGACGACGGAACGGTCGTCGAGTTGACGGATGCCGGTGACTGGGTGTCGCTCGGCTGCTTCGTTGTCGACGACCCGAAGGAGGTGCCGGCGGTCGCGAAGCTCGGACCCGACCCGGCCGACCCCGGGTTCACGCGCGAGGACTTCGACCGCGTCGTCGCCGGGCGCCGCAAACAGGTGAAGGCCGTGCTGCAGGAGCAGGAGTCGCTCGCCGGCATCGGCAACGCCTATTCCGACGAGATCCTGCATCTCGCGAAGATCTCGCCGGTGGCGCACGCTGCAGCGCTGACCGAGGGCGAGCTCGATCGCCTCTTCGAAGCCACGGTCGGCACCGTCAGGGGTGCGATCGACCGGCAGCGGGGCGTGCCGATCGACCAGCTCAAGGCCGCGAAGGTCGCGTCGATGCGGGTGCACGGCCGGGCCGGCGAGACATGCCCGGTCTGCGGCGACACCGTGCTCGACTTCTCGTTCGCGAGCACGACCGCGCAGTACTGCCCGACCTGCCAGACCGGCGGAGAGCACCTGCCGCTGCGCGCCGCGGAATAG
- a CDS encoding RNA polymerase sigma factor encodes MPEPADAAATNADTAWFTDVVREHSTALVRYFARRGPRQDAEDLAADVFATAWRRRDDVPRDAVLPWLYRTAGFTLANGRRKHVDLPVEAVPETGSARIEHDPELSALFDAELRGALESVGERDRRILLLHAWEGLDGNELAEALGISRSGADAALSRARKRLREAWGERMSF; translated from the coding sequence ATGCCCGAGCCCGCAGACGCGGCCGCGACGAACGCGGACACGGCATGGTTCACCGACGTCGTCCGCGAGCACTCGACCGCCCTCGTTCGCTACTTCGCCCGTCGGGGCCCGCGCCAGGACGCGGAGGACCTCGCCGCAGACGTCTTCGCGACCGCCTGGCGTCGCCGCGACGACGTGCCGCGCGACGCGGTGCTGCCCTGGCTCTACCGCACCGCGGGATTCACGCTCGCGAACGGTCGTCGCAAGCACGTCGACCTGCCCGTCGAAGCGGTGCCCGAGACCGGGAGCGCGCGCATCGAGCACGACCCCGAACTCAGCGCGCTCTTCGACGCGGAGCTGCGCGGCGCGCTCGAGAGCGTCGGCGAACGCGACCGGCGCATCCTGCTCCTGCACGCGTGGGAGGGGCTCGACGGCAACGAACTCGCGGAGGCGCTCGGCATCTCGCGTTCCGGAGCCGATGCCGCGCTCTCACGCGCCCGCAAGCGCCTGCGTGAGGCCTGGGGCGAGCGCATGTCGTTCTAG
- a CDS encoding VOC family protein translates to MTVKMDNVGIVVEDLAAAIAFFREVGLELEGQTVVEGEWAGRVTGLGNQRVEIAMLRTPDGHSRIELSRFIEPSVVADHRNAPVNALGYLRVMFAVDDLDETLSRLREHGAELISTEVVEYEGVYRLCYVRGPEGILIGLAQELG, encoded by the coding sequence ATGACCGTGAAGATGGACAACGTCGGCATCGTCGTCGAGGATCTCGCCGCGGCGATCGCGTTCTTCCGCGAGGTCGGACTCGAACTCGAAGGGCAGACCGTCGTCGAGGGCGAGTGGGCCGGACGCGTCACCGGCCTCGGGAATCAGCGGGTCGAGATCGCGATGCTGCGCACGCCCGACGGCCACAGCCGTATCGAGCTCTCGCGCTTCATCGAGCCATCCGTCGTCGCCGACCACCGCAACGCCCCGGTGAATGCGCTGGGCTACCTGCGCGTGATGTTCGCCGTCGACGACCTCGACGAGACGCTCTCCCGCTTGCGTGAGCACGGCGCGGAACTCATCAGCACCGAAGTCGTCGAGTACGAAGGCGTGTACCGGCTCTGCTACGTGCGCGGGCCGGAAGGCATCCTCATCGGACTCGCGCAGGAGCTCGGTTGA
- a CDS encoding GNAT family N-acetyltransferase, with product MTLPTPILHTERLRLRPFTADDGDALFELQSDADVLRYWDSPPWVDRASVARFMEGSSRMAEEGSGARVAIERGSDRAFIGWCTFNSWNPDFRSASLGYCFTRAAWGHGYATEAARAMLGWAFDALDLNRVQSETDTRNLASARVLEKLGFIREGTLREDCIVNGDVSDSWVYGLLRRDWVR from the coding sequence GTGACCCTGCCGACCCCGATCCTGCACACCGAGCGACTGCGACTCCGTCCGTTCACCGCCGACGACGGCGACGCCCTCTTCGAACTGCAGAGCGACGCCGACGTGCTTCGCTATTGGGACTCTCCGCCGTGGGTCGACCGGGCCTCGGTCGCGCGCTTCATGGAGGGATCCAGCCGGATGGCGGAGGAGGGGAGTGGCGCGCGCGTGGCGATCGAACGCGGCAGCGATCGGGCGTTCATCGGCTGGTGCACCTTCAACAGCTGGAACCCCGACTTTCGAAGCGCCTCCCTCGGGTACTGCTTCACCCGGGCGGCATGGGGACACGGCTACGCGACGGAGGCGGCGCGCGCCATGCTCGGCTGGGCGTTCGACGCACTCGACCTCAATCGGGTGCAGTCCGAAACCGATACCCGCAACCTGGCGTCGGCCCGAGTGCTCGAGAAACTCGGGTTCATTCGCGAGGGGACGCTGCGCGAGGACTGCATCGTCAACGGCGATGTGTCCGACTCCTGGGTGTACGGACTGCTGAGGCGTGACTGGGTGCGCTGA
- a CDS encoding GNAT family N-acetyltransferase, with translation MILADELLRAYDDQLRTDAETPSAIGVERLGPLRLVTFAGGRGFVTYRDLDGATATEIAGLVVGALAHFTADPEITRVEWKTRGHDAAPGLHGTLLANDFEADDVESIMIGEASALVAEVPLPEGVTVRRVTEEPDVRAMCRMQGEVFGDVYSEETADAVLARLDRGDGMELWVAEADGRVVSAGRLEPVPGTEFAGIWGGATREEWRGRGVYRALTAARAKSAIAMGKRLINSDSTEFSRPILERSGLIRVSTTTPYRWRR, from the coding sequence ATGATCCTCGCCGATGAGTTGCTGCGCGCCTACGACGACCAACTCCGCACCGACGCCGAGACGCCGAGCGCGATCGGGGTCGAGCGGCTCGGCCCGTTGCGCCTCGTGACCTTCGCGGGAGGCCGCGGATTCGTGACCTACCGCGACCTCGACGGTGCGACCGCGACCGAGATCGCCGGCCTCGTCGTCGGCGCGCTCGCCCACTTCACCGCCGATCCCGAGATCACGCGAGTGGAGTGGAAGACGCGCGGCCACGATGCCGCGCCCGGCCTGCACGGCACCCTCCTCGCCAACGACTTCGAGGCCGACGACGTCGAGTCGATCATGATCGGCGAGGCGAGTGCCCTCGTCGCCGAGGTGCCGCTTCCCGAGGGCGTGACCGTGCGACGTGTCACGGAGGAACCCGATGTCCGCGCCATGTGCCGCATGCAGGGCGAGGTGTTCGGCGACGTCTACTCCGAGGAGACGGCCGACGCGGTGCTCGCCCGCCTCGACCGTGGCGACGGCATGGAACTCTGGGTCGCCGAGGCCGACGGCCGCGTCGTCAGCGCAGGCCGGCTCGAACCGGTGCCGGGCACCGAGTTCGCGGGCATCTGGGGCGGTGCGACCCGTGAGGAATGGCGCGGACGCGGTGTCTACCGAGCGTTGACCGCGGCACGCGCGAAGTCGGCGATCGCCATGGGCAAGCGGCTCATCAACTCCGACTCCACGGAGTTCTCGCGGCCGATCCTCGAACGGTCGGGGCTCATCAGGGTCTCGACGACGACGCCGTACCGCTGGCGGCGCTGA
- a CDS encoding NIPSNAP family protein: MITVHLRYEIDADKIAEFREYGERWIRLVNRLGGVHHGYFLPSEGDSDEAFALFTFPSLADYEQYRLAATDDPECIEAYEFAVETKCIRRYERRFLSPVFD, from the coding sequence ATGATCACCGTGCACCTGCGCTACGAGATCGATGCCGACAAGATCGCGGAATTCCGCGAGTACGGCGAGCGATGGATCCGCCTCGTCAACCGGCTCGGCGGGGTGCACCACGGGTACTTCCTCCCGAGCGAGGGCGACAGCGACGAGGCGTTCGCGCTGTTCACCTTCCCGTCGCTCGCCGATTACGAGCAGTACCGGCTGGCCGCCACCGACGATCCCGAATGCATCGAGGCGTACGAGTTCGCCGTCGAGACGAAGTGCATCCGGCGATACGAGCGGCGGTTCCTCTCGCCGGTCTTCGACTGA
- a CDS encoding GNAT family N-acetyltransferase yields the protein MTDETQTLQATQPAMVPTLQTERLLLRPLALDDVDAYHAVYGDARTWEHLPSGRHTSRDESERAIQASIDSRRVHGFAHCAVLLREPLGELPAGVFLGSAGAKMLDFEAWNLGYRFAPEAWGRGFATEAAAVALATAQQTRPATPVTARVLGNNVGSIRVLERIGLELQWRGRSAHRDGGADAHPSTPGGTTHLERVIYADRRLDDDTLDAVIALG from the coding sequence ATGACGGACGAGACCCAGACACTGCAGGCGACTCAGCCGGCGATGGTGCCGACCCTGCAGACCGAACGATTGCTGCTCCGACCGCTCGCCCTCGACGACGTCGACGCGTACCACGCCGTGTACGGCGACGCCCGCACCTGGGAGCACCTGCCGAGCGGTCGTCACACGAGCCGTGACGAGTCGGAGCGGGCGATTCAGGCCTCGATCGACAGTCGCCGGGTCCACGGCTTCGCGCACTGCGCCGTGCTCCTCCGCGAGCCACTCGGCGAGCTGCCTGCGGGCGTCTTCCTCGGCTCGGCCGGGGCGAAGATGCTCGACTTCGAGGCGTGGAATCTCGGCTACCGCTTCGCACCTGAAGCCTGGGGCCGTGGGTTCGCGACCGAGGCCGCCGCGGTCGCGCTCGCCACGGCGCAGCAGACGCGGCCGGCCACTCCGGTCACCGCCCGGGTGCTCGGCAACAACGTCGGCTCGATCCGGGTGCTCGAGCGAATCGGGCTCGAGCTGCAATGGCGCGGCCGATCGGCGCACCGCGACGGCGGCGCCGACGCCCACCCGTCGACGCCCGGAGGCACCACCCACCTCGAGCGCGTGATCTACGCCGACCGCCGTCTCGACGACGACACCCTCGACGCGGTCATCGCACTCGGCTAG
- a CDS encoding anthranilate synthase family protein has product MTRLLAALLATADPAPFAVVRREHEPTIDVLVGDVVDVEHLADIPLDGAEVLALVPFRQVRERGFVAHDDGAPLRCLIVRERETIDLDEAIGLLPEHPIAVDDLAVDVSDAEYADRVRRVIDEEIGRGEGANFVIRREFTGRIEASAARAVLGWLRALLEHEAGAYWTFAVHTPGLSAVGATPERHVSSIDGVVSMNPISGTFRHLAGPPADDELVAFLDDVKEREELVMVVDEELKMMSAVCPDGGRIRGPFLKRMSRLTHTEYLLEGRSDLDPREVLRLTMFAPTVTGSPMGNACTVIARHESTARGYYAGVLARFTPTTGGYDLDAPILIRTAYVDADGGVRVPVGATLVRHSDPDGEVAETHAKAAGVLTALGAIPRAGTTGEPRVVPDAASASAGGSGHRENVRIATLLDSRNDHLAPFWSTPQAAHHARGATALVIDAGDDFTTMLAHQLRHLGVDARVVPWSEAVPAASDDLVVFGPGPGDPRNGTDPRVARLRELMIERLASGAPVLAVCLSHQVLAMLAGLPIAPLPAPRQGVQLDVDVFGQSSAIGFYNTFSATAPDGSTTPNLDLEVAADAATGVVHALRGPRVASVQGHLESVLSPDGLAVLSRLLDGLLEREVDVRSNGARSRSRR; this is encoded by the coding sequence ATGACGCGACTCCTCGCCGCCCTGCTCGCCACCGCCGATCCCGCGCCCTTCGCCGTCGTGCGACGGGAGCACGAGCCGACGATCGACGTGCTCGTCGGTGACGTCGTCGACGTCGAGCACCTCGCCGACATCCCCCTCGACGGCGCGGAGGTGCTCGCGCTCGTGCCGTTCCGCCAGGTGCGCGAGCGCGGCTTCGTCGCCCACGACGATGGGGCGCCGCTGCGCTGTCTCATCGTGCGTGAACGGGAGACGATCGACCTCGACGAGGCGATCGGCCTGCTGCCGGAGCATCCGATCGCCGTCGACGACCTCGCCGTCGACGTGAGCGATGCCGAGTACGCCGACCGCGTGCGCCGGGTGATCGACGAGGAGATCGGGCGCGGCGAAGGCGCGAACTTCGTGATCCGCCGCGAGTTCACGGGGCGCATCGAGGCGTCCGCCGCGCGTGCAGTGCTCGGCTGGTTGCGCGCGCTGCTCGAGCATGAGGCCGGCGCGTACTGGACGTTCGCGGTGCACACGCCCGGCCTCTCGGCCGTCGGCGCGACGCCCGAGCGGCACGTGTCGTCGATCGACGGGGTCGTCTCGATGAACCCGATCAGCGGCACCTTCCGTCACCTCGCCGGGCCGCCCGCCGACGATGAGCTGGTCGCGTTCCTCGATGACGTGAAGGAGCGCGAGGAGCTCGTGATGGTCGTCGACGAGGAGCTCAAGATGATGAGCGCGGTCTGCCCCGACGGCGGGCGCATCCGAGGCCCCTTCCTGAAGCGGATGTCGCGGCTCACGCACACCGAGTACCTCCTCGAGGGACGCAGCGACCTCGACCCCCGCGAGGTGCTGCGCCTCACGATGTTCGCGCCGACCGTGACGGGCTCGCCGATGGGCAACGCCTGCACCGTGATCGCACGCCACGAGTCGACCGCTCGCGGCTACTACGCAGGCGTGCTGGCGCGCTTCACACCGACCACCGGCGGCTACGACCTCGACGCGCCCATCCTCATCCGCACCGCCTACGTCGACGCCGATGGCGGGGTGCGGGTGCCGGTCGGGGCGACACTCGTGCGGCATTCCGATCCCGACGGCGAGGTCGCCGAGACCCATGCGAAGGCCGCGGGGGTGCTGACCGCGCTCGGGGCGATCCCGCGCGCGGGCACGACCGGCGAACCGCGGGTCGTTCCGGACGCGGCTTCCGCGTCGGCCGGCGGGAGCGGGCACCGCGAGAACGTCCGCATCGCCACCCTCCTCGATTCGCGCAACGACCACCTCGCGCCGTTCTGGAGCACCCCGCAGGCCGCACATCACGCTCGAGGTGCGACGGCGCTCGTCATCGACGCCGGCGACGACTTCACGACGATGCTCGCCCACCAGTTGCGCCACCTCGGTGTCGATGCACGGGTCGTGCCGTGGAGCGAGGCCGTGCCCGCGGCATCCGACGACCTGGTCGTCTTCGGCCCCGGGCCCGGCGACCCGCGCAACGGAACCGACCCTCGCGTCGCCCGCTTGCGCGAGCTCATGATCGAGCGCCTCGCGAGCGGTGCGCCGGTGCTCGCCGTGTGCCTCAGCCATCAGGTGCTGGCGATGCTCGCCGGGCTGCCGATCGCGCCGCTGCCGGCGCCGCGGCAGGGCGTGCAGCTCGACGTCGACGTCTTCGGGCAGTCGTCGGCGATCGGCTTCTACAACACCTTCAGCGCGACGGCCCCCGATGGCTCGACCACGCCGAACCTCGACCTCGAGGTGGCAGCGGACGCCGCGACGGGCGTGGTGCATGCGCTCCGCGGGCCTCGCGTGGCGTCGGTGCAGGGCCACCTCGAGTCGGTGCTCTCCCCCGACGGACTCGCCGTGCTGTCGCGACTGCTCGACGGGCTGCTCGAACGAGAGGTCGACGTCAGATCGAACGGAGCGCGTTCACGATCACGGCGGTGA
- a CDS encoding LysR family transcriptional regulator, with the protein MNIILLRRFVAVAEELHFPRAADALGIPLASLYSSIEKLEAEVGHPLFTRQGETQLTKVGVLLLDEARAEIAAAPAPAEKPVVKAGGKAKASKGKGRAPIVKGKPKPYKKRQGR; encoded by the coding sequence GTGAACATCATCCTGCTTCGACGATTCGTCGCAGTCGCCGAGGAGCTGCACTTCCCCCGTGCCGCAGACGCCCTCGGCATCCCGCTCGCCTCGCTCTACTCGTCGATCGAGAAGCTCGAAGCCGAGGTCGGGCACCCGCTCTTCACCCGGCAGGGCGAGACTCAGCTGACCAAGGTCGGAGTCCTCCTCCTCGACGAGGCCAGGGCCGAGATCGCCGCTGCGCCTGCGCCCGCCGAGAAGCCGGTGGTGAAGGCCGGCGGCAAGGCGAAGGCTTCGAAGGGCAAGGGCCGCGCCCCCATCGTGAAGGGCAAGCCGAAGCCGTACAAGAAGCGTCAGGGACGCTGA
- a CDS encoding Fpg/Nei family DNA glycosylase produces the protein MPELPEVQALAAFLDERAAGHAFASLRVAAISALKTFDPPLSALEGQRIERVRRHGKFVDLDTGGPHLVFHLARAGWLRWYDEVPSTPVKPGRSPLALRVRLDDGSGFDLTEAGTKKSLAVYVVRDPVEVPGIARLGPDPTAPDFTLADFAAVLDGRRTQIKGVLRDQSVFAGIGNAYSDEILHAAKMSPYALAAKLAPEQVETLYTAMRETLAEAVAVASGRPPAELKDAKRRGMRVHGRTGQTCEVCGDTIRQVIFADSTFQYCPGCQTGGKPLADRVLSRLVK, from the coding sequence GTGCCCGAGCTTCCCGAAGTGCAGGCGCTCGCCGCATTCCTCGACGAGCGGGCGGCGGGCCACGCCTTCGCCTCCCTTCGGGTCGCGGCGATCTCGGCGCTGAAGACCTTCGATCCGCCGCTCTCGGCGCTCGAGGGGCAGCGCATCGAGCGCGTGCGACGCCACGGCAAGTTCGTCGACCTCGACACGGGCGGGCCGCACCTCGTCTTCCATCTCGCGCGGGCCGGCTGGCTGCGCTGGTACGACGAGGTGCCGTCGACACCCGTGAAGCCGGGCCGTTCGCCGCTCGCGCTGCGCGTGCGGCTCGACGACGGCTCGGGCTTCGACCTGACCGAGGCCGGCACCAAGAAGTCGCTCGCCGTGTACGTCGTACGCGACCCCGTCGAGGTGCCGGGCATCGCGCGGCTCGGGCCCGACCCCACGGCTCCCGACTTCACCCTCGCCGACTTCGCCGCCGTGCTCGACGGCCGCCGAACGCAGATCAAGGGGGTGCTGCGCGACCAGTCGGTGTTCGCCGGCATCGGCAACGCGTACTCCGACGAGATCCTGCACGCCGCGAAGATGTCGCCCTATGCGCTCGCCGCGAAGCTCGCGCCCGAGCAGGTCGAGACGCTCTACACCGCGATGCGCGAGACCCTCGCCGAGGCGGTTGCCGTGGCATCCGGTCGCCCGCCCGCCGAGCTCAAGGACGCCAAGCGTCGCGGCATGCGCGTGCACGGGCGCACCGGGCAGACCTGCGAGGTGTGCGGCGACACGATCCGCCAGGTCATCTTCGCCGACTCGACGTTCCAGTACTGCCCGGGTTGCCAGACGGGCGGCAAGCCGCTCGCGGATCGGGTGCTCTCCCGACTCGTGAAGTAG
- a CDS encoding CsbD family protein, with protein MSAKDDIGNTAERMTGKVKEGIGKMTDNERLEAEGKADQVKADAKKAADKVKDAFDDAGK; from the coding sequence ATGAGCGCCAAGGACGACATCGGCAACACCGCTGAACGAATGACCGGAAAGGTCAAGGAGGGCATCGGCAAGATGACCGACAACGAGCGACTCGAAGCCGAGGGCAAGGCCGACCAGGTCAAGGCGGATGCCAAGAAGGCCGCCGACAAGGTCAAGGACGCGTTCGACGACGCTGGGAAGTAG